From Weissella diestrammenae, a single genomic window includes:
- a CDS encoding oligosaccharide MFS transporter: METSKQNKGMFWSFPISHFSYFFIWAIVAGYLTLWLEQVAKLNGSQAGIIFSMMAAMSLIFQPIFGYFSDRLVMKKTLVFIILGAGALIGPYFQWLFMPILDETNSFVVAIITGIYLSFVLNGGVSVIEQYIQRASVTNHFEFGHSRIGGSVAGAVAAFVGGRLFLWQPNSIFWAATVTALIAIIMFAFFDKINDDNSTHIADASEKISMRDVRHIFKLRNFWVLGIFYMGASALYDVFDQQFVIFFQTFFHSVSAATTVYSNTTTIQMFIEMILMIPMPYLINKIGARNGLLIYGFITALRIIGTALAPNWIFIVVLRLLAGFEMPLVLISIMKYIAGSFDNKLYATVYALAANFMKQVSVFAFSALAGNFYDSLGFQTTYLIMGSFVLVVTIFAAIFLEKDRIKNQTTVSME, translated from the coding sequence ATGGAAACTTCAAAACAAAATAAGGGAATGTTCTGGTCATTTCCAATTTCACATTTTTCGTATTTCTTTATTTGGGCTATCGTAGCGGGTTATCTAACGCTTTGGTTAGAACAAGTTGCTAAATTAAATGGGAGTCAGGCTGGGATTATCTTCTCGATGATGGCTGCTATGTCATTGATTTTTCAACCGATTTTTGGCTATTTTTCAGACCGATTGGTGATGAAGAAAACACTTGTCTTTATTATCTTAGGTGCAGGTGCATTAATTGGGCCATATTTTCAATGGTTATTCATGCCAATTCTTGATGAAACAAATTCATTTGTCGTTGCAATTATAACCGGTATTTATTTATCTTTTGTTTTAAATGGTGGTGTTTCAGTTATTGAGCAGTACATTCAACGTGCATCAGTGACAAATCATTTTGAATTTGGCCATTCTCGAATTGGTGGATCTGTTGCTGGTGCAGTGGCAGCCTTTGTCGGCGGTCGACTCTTTTTGTGGCAACCAAACTCGATTTTTTGGGCAGCAACAGTGACGGCATTGATTGCCATCATCATGTTCGCATTTTTTGATAAGATTAATGATGATAATTCAACGCATATCGCAGATGCGTCAGAAAAAATTTCAATGCGTGATGTACGGCACATCTTTAAATTAAGAAACTTCTGGGTATTAGGCATCTTTTATATGGGTGCTTCAGCATTGTATGACGTCTTTGATCAACAATTCGTTATTTTCTTTCAGACATTTTTCCATTCTGTTAGTGCTGCGACCACCGTTTATTCAAACACGACGACAATTCAAATGTTCATCGAAATGATTTTGATGATTCCAATGCCGTATTTGATTAATAAAATTGGTGCACGGAATGGCTTACTGATTTATGGCTTTATCACTGCCTTACGCATTATTGGAACTGCACTAGCGCCAAATTGGATTTTTATCGTCGTTTTGCGATTGCTCGCAGGATTTGAAATGCCACTTGTATTAATATCAATTATGAAATATATCGCTGGTAGTTTTGATAATAAGCTCTACGCAACAGTTTATGCCTTAGCTGCTAACTTTATGAAACAAGTGTCTGTTTTCGCGTTTTCGGCACTAGCTGGAAATTTCTATGATTCACTTGGCTTTCAAACCACATACCTCATTATGGGGAGCTTCGTTTTGGTTGTGACAATCTTTGCGGCAATTTTCCTGGAAAAAGATCGAATTAAAAATCAAACAACAGTTAGTATGGAATAG
- the recG gene encoding ATP-dependent DNA helicase RecG: MQTLNDQISVLSGVGEKREQALNALGIFTIYDLLTYYPVRYSDLAVKTPAITADGEKVTFKGVVSSEPVVSRFGYRKMRVNFRVLVEHDNIMVTFFNQPWIQDRVHLGEEIAVYGTYQKARQSLSGIKVLTHGREDELEATYPSSKQVQQKTIKALIEQALGKYQHQIVDLIPENIRRRYQLLNKHDMIFGMHVPKDGQEAQTARRSASFEEFFLFQLRLQVLKMMDKKNQGRAIQFDNQRLKQFITTLPFELTTAQKKVVNEIVLDMKRPIHMNRLLQGDVGSGKTVVAALAMYATITAGMQATLMAPTEILAQQHAKTLGQFFQPQEVRVEILTGATKASIRRQILEDVRDGAVDILIGTHALIQPDIAFHNLGLAVIDEQHRFGVKQRALLRKIGMNPDILAMTATPIPRTLAITAYGEMDVSIIDQLPAGRKPIQTQWLRGNEFEEAIRFIRTQLTHGAQAYVVTPLIEESETLDVQNALAVYEELLQHFAPDYQVGLLHGRLANAEKDDVMARFKANEFQVLVATTVIEVGVDVPNATVMLILDADRFGLAQLHQLRGRVGRGERQSYTFLIADPKTQQGIERMTAMVETTDGFVLAQKDLELRGSGDILGNRQSGVPEFKVGDPVRDMVMMNAAQQSAIEIVSTPGWDTADQNTHLVNYLSETMAAYRHFD; the protein is encoded by the coding sequence ATGCAGACGCTAAATGATCAAATTAGTGTCTTGAGTGGCGTTGGTGAAAAAAGAGAACAGGCTTTAAATGCGTTGGGTATTTTTACTATTTATGATTTACTCACTTATTATCCAGTCCGCTACAGCGATTTGGCCGTCAAGACGCCAGCAATAACTGCCGACGGTGAAAAGGTGACTTTCAAAGGTGTCGTTTCATCGGAACCAGTGGTTTCACGGTTTGGTTATCGGAAAATGCGAGTCAATTTCAGAGTGTTAGTTGAACATGATAACATTATGGTGACTTTTTTTAATCAACCATGGATTCAAGACCGTGTTCACTTAGGTGAAGAGATTGCTGTGTATGGTACTTATCAGAAAGCACGCCAGTCATTATCTGGTATAAAAGTATTGACACACGGTCGTGAAGATGAACTTGAAGCGACATATCCATCATCAAAACAGGTACAACAAAAAACAATCAAAGCATTGATTGAACAAGCATTAGGTAAGTATCAGCATCAAATTGTTGACTTAATTCCCGAAAATATTCGGCGTCGCTATCAATTACTGAATAAACACGATATGATTTTTGGCATGCATGTGCCAAAAGATGGACAGGAAGCACAAACTGCGCGCCGCAGTGCGTCATTTGAAGAATTTTTCTTATTTCAATTACGCTTGCAAGTCCTAAAAATGATGGACAAAAAGAATCAAGGCCGTGCAATTCAGTTTGATAATCAACGCTTAAAACAATTTATCACCACGCTACCTTTTGAGTTAACTACTGCGCAAAAAAAGGTGGTCAATGAAATTGTATTAGATATGAAACGGCCAATTCATATGAATCGCTTATTACAAGGTGATGTTGGTTCTGGTAAAACCGTAGTCGCAGCTTTAGCAATGTATGCCACGATCACGGCAGGGATGCAAGCAACATTGATGGCACCAACTGAGATATTAGCACAACAACATGCAAAAACATTAGGCCAATTTTTTCAACCGCAAGAAGTCCGGGTGGAAATTCTAACTGGTGCAACGAAAGCTTCAATTCGGCGACAAATTCTAGAAGATGTTCGTGATGGGGCTGTCGATATTTTAATTGGGACGCACGCACTGATTCAACCAGACATCGCGTTTCATAATTTAGGCTTAGCAGTGATTGATGAACAACATCGTTTTGGTGTTAAACAGCGCGCTTTATTGCGAAAAATCGGGATGAATCCTGATATTTTAGCTATGACCGCAACACCAATACCAAGAACCTTAGCTATTACTGCATATGGTGAAATGGACGTGTCAATTATTGATCAATTACCTGCAGGTCGGAAACCAATTCAAACACAGTGGTTACGGGGCAATGAGTTTGAAGAAGCGATTCGATTTATACGAACCCAATTAACACATGGAGCCCAAGCATACGTCGTGACACCATTGATTGAAGAATCAGAGACGTTAGATGTACAAAATGCGCTTGCAGTTTATGAAGAATTATTACAACATTTTGCACCTGATTACCAGGTGGGATTATTACATGGTCGTCTAGCTAATGCAGAAAAAGATGATGTGATGGCGAGATTTAAGGCAAATGAATTTCAAGTCTTGGTAGCTACGACCGTTATTGAAGTAGGTGTCGACGTCCCGAATGCAACTGTGATGTTGATTTTAGACGCAGATCGATTTGGGTTAGCGCAATTACATCAGTTACGAGGGCGTGTTGGCCGAGGTGAGCGACAATCATATACGTTCTTGATTGCCGACCCCAAAACACAACAAGGCATTGAACGGATGACAGCCATGGTCGAAACTACAGATGGTTTTGTCTTGGCACAAAAAGATTTAGAATTGCGGGGTTCAGGCGATATTTTGGGTAACCGACAATCGGGCGTGCCGGAATTTAAGGTGGGCGATCCAGTGAGAGATATGGTCATGATGAATGCTGCACAACAGTCTGCGATTGAAATTGTGAGTACGCCAGGTTGGGATACCGCCGATCAAAATACGCATTTAGTCAATTATTTATCTGAGACAATGGCAGCATATCGTCATTTTGATTAA
- a CDS encoding NCS2 family permease, with the protein MAMAYIVFLNPAVLSLTGMPSQGVFLATIFTAVVGTLITGLFANLPYALAPSIGMQAMFTYTIVFGLGFTWQQALGMVFLVGVVDIIITLTKLRSAIVKGIPEQLKHAIAAGIGLFIAYIGLKNAGFLNFIVDPANITKLNGAPFHVGQGAKTISSILANGGTTPEIANFNQPALLLALIGLIILVVLVVLNVPGAFLISVGVTTLIGIPMGVTNTHMDVMASFQKTFHEFGQVFGAGLGRDGLWSMFTTPKHILVVILTVFSMGLSGLFDAIGTFIGTGMTTGIFSEKDQREFYEGRGFKSKMDRGLVADTFATMMAGVFGTSNTTTFIESASGIKAGGRTGLTSVVIAAGFLLAIFAAPLVGVIPTAATAPILIIVGIMMMNEFKMIDWNDIEIAIPAFFTSAFMAFSYSISYGIAAGFIFFIVVKVVRRKWRQISPILWVVSLLFLLNFISLAVNN; encoded by the coding sequence GTGGCAATGGCGTATATTGTTTTCCTTAATCCAGCAGTTTTGTCATTAACTGGTATGCCTAGTCAAGGTGTGTTCTTGGCAACGATTTTTACAGCAGTTGTTGGTACATTAATTACAGGCCTTTTTGCGAATTTGCCATATGCTTTAGCACCATCAATCGGGATGCAAGCAATGTTTACCTATACCATTGTTTTTGGTTTAGGATTTACATGGCAACAGGCATTGGGAATGGTATTTTTGGTTGGTGTTGTTGATATTATTATCACGCTGACTAAATTGCGTTCGGCCATTGTCAAAGGTATTCCAGAACAATTAAAACATGCCATTGCTGCTGGTATTGGGTTGTTTATTGCATATATTGGTTTAAAAAATGCTGGCTTTTTAAATTTTATTGTGGATCCTGCAAATATTACTAAGCTAAATGGCGCACCTTTCCATGTGGGACAAGGGGCAAAGACAATTAGTTCAATTCTTGCAAATGGCGGTACAACCCCAGAAATTGCAAATTTTAATCAACCAGCACTGTTATTAGCATTAATTGGATTGATTATTTTGGTTGTGCTAGTTGTATTAAATGTGCCAGGTGCCTTTTTGATCTCAGTTGGCGTAACAACTTTGATTGGGATACCAATGGGTGTTACCAACACACATATGGATGTCATGGCATCATTTCAAAAAACATTTCATGAATTTGGACAAGTATTTGGTGCTGGATTAGGCCGTGATGGCCTGTGGTCAATGTTCACGACGCCTAAACACATTTTAGTAGTTATCTTGACGGTGTTCTCAATGGGTTTGTCTGGCTTATTTGATGCAATCGGTACCTTTATTGGAACTGGTATGACTACAGGGATTTTCTCAGAAAAAGATCAACGCGAATTTTATGAAGGGCGTGGGTTTAAATCTAAGATGGACCGTGGATTAGTTGCGGATACCTTTGCGACAATGATGGCGGGTGTTTTTGGGACATCAAATACCACAACGTTTATCGAATCGGCTTCAGGTATTAAAGCAGGCGGTCGAACCGGTTTAACGTCAGTTGTTATTGCAGCAGGCTTTTTATTAGCTATTTTTGCGGCACCACTCGTTGGTGTCATTCCAACGGCAGCAACCGCACCGATTCTCATTATTGTTGGTATTATGATGATGAATGAATTCAAAATGATTGATTGGAATGATATTGAAATTGCCATTCCAGCTTTCTTCACATCTGCATTTATGGCATTTTCATACTCAATTTCATACGGAATTGCAGCAGGATTTATCTTCTTTATTGTTGTTAAGGTTGTCCGGAGAAAGTGGCGACAAATTAGCCCTATTTTATGGGTTGTATCGCTACTATTCTTATTGAATTTTATTTCATTGGCTGTGAATAATTAA
- a CDS encoding family 43 glycosylhydrolase — translation MTNYAPLIIQRADPFIYRHSDGYYYFTASVPAYNRIELRRSKTIAGLAHAMPRTIWRKHESNSGEESELIWAPEIHFINNAWYIYFAAAETTAFDDNGMFQHRMFALECLNDDPMRSEEDWVEKGQIKTPMSTFALDATVLQRADQLYYIWAQKDPEIFGNTNLYIAEMSNPWTLKSVPTLLSKPEFEWETRIFAVNEGPAILHRNGRYFLTYSGSATDENYCMGMLIADENADLLDANSWHKLSQPVFQSDVAHHLLGPGHNSFTVSEDGQTDLLVYHIRNYSDIKGDPLYDPNRHTMVQAFDYDESGVPVFGKPVRFTEE, via the coding sequence ATGACAAACTATGCACCTTTAATTATTCAACGTGCTGATCCATTTATCTATCGACATTCAGATGGGTATTATTACTTCACAGCATCAGTACCAGCTTATAACAGAATTGAACTACGGCGCTCTAAAACAATTGCTGGTCTGGCACATGCCATGCCACGAACCATTTGGCGTAAGCATGAGAGCAATAGTGGCGAAGAAAGTGAGCTCATTTGGGCACCAGAAATCCATTTTATTAATAATGCCTGGTATATTTACTTTGCAGCTGCTGAAACCACAGCTTTTGATGACAATGGGATGTTCCAACACCGTATGTTTGCGCTGGAATGCTTAAATGACGATCCAATGAGATCAGAAGAAGACTGGGTCGAAAAAGGGCAGATTAAGACGCCGATGTCGACTTTTGCATTAGATGCAACGGTGCTTCAACGAGCAGATCAACTTTATTATATTTGGGCGCAAAAGGATCCTGAAATATTTGGGAATACAAATTTGTATATCGCGGAAATGAGCAATCCTTGGACGCTGAAATCAGTGCCAACATTATTGTCTAAACCTGAATTTGAGTGGGAAACACGTATTTTTGCTGTGAATGAAGGACCAGCAATTCTACATCGAAATGGTCGTTATTTCTTAACCTACTCTGGAAGTGCAACGGATGAAAACTATTGTATGGGGATGCTGATTGCCGATGAAAACGCAGACTTACTTGATGCGAATAGTTGGCACAAATTAAGTCAACCGGTCTTTCAATCTGACGTGGCACATCATTTACTGGGACCCGGTCATAATTCCTTTACAGTATCTGAAGATGGCCAGACCGATTTGTTAGTCTATCATATCCGAAATTATTCAGATATTAAGGGCGATCCATTGTATGATCCGAATCGGCACACAATGGTTCAAGCATTTGACTATGATGAATCTGGGGTACCCGTCTTTGGTAAACCAGTTCGTTTTACTGAAGAATAG